A genomic segment from Peribacillus sp. ACCC06369 encodes:
- a CDS encoding 2Fe-2S iron-sulfur cluster-binding protein, with product MPYVSVFDQGTFEVEMGKKLVLALEDNGINILHRCGGKAKCTTCRVEILAGDFLEDTHKEKKSFEEKGMEDHLRLSCQIYVNGDITIRPIKTVENSGIPAGPRPAD from the coding sequence ATGCCTTATGTATCAGTATTTGATCAAGGAACGTTTGAAGTTGAAATGGGAAAAAAGTTAGTATTGGCATTGGAAGACAACGGTATAAATATTCTCCACCGATGCGGAGGGAAGGCTAAATGCACAACTTGCAGAGTTGAAATATTGGCAGGTGATTTTTTGGAGGACACACATAAAGAAAAAAAGAGCTTTGAAGAAAAAGGAATGGAAGATCATTTGCGTTTATCTTGTCAAATTTACGTGAATGGAGACATAACCATTCGGCCGATCAAGACGGTAGAAAACTCTGGAATTCCTGCTGGGCCAAGGCCTGCTGACTAA